The Odocoileus virginianus isolate 20LAN1187 ecotype Illinois chromosome 27, Ovbor_1.2, whole genome shotgun sequence genome has a window encoding:
- the SFTA2 gene encoding surfactant-associated protein 2 yields the protein MGTGLPLVLLLTLVGSSQGAGPGMTLQLKLKNSLLANSSYNSSFLDFLQKFCLLLHLPVGTNVTLHQAGSSQHVTCRV from the exons ATGGGGACTGGGCTGCCCCTCGTCCTCCTCCTGACCCTTGTCGGCAGCTCACAGGGGGCAG GGCCGGGAATGACTTTGCAACTGAAGTTGAAGAACTCCCTTCTGGCAAATTCCTCCTACAATTCCAGCTTCCTGGACTTTCTCCAGAAG ttctgcctcctcctccacctccccgtGGGGACCAACGTCACCCTGCATCAAGCAGGGTCCTCACAGCACGTCACCTGCAGAGTCTGA